The Salmo salar chromosome ssa04, Ssal_v3.1, whole genome shotgun sequence genomic sequence GCTAAGGTTAGCTAGTAGCTAACGCCGTCTCGTTGGCAAAACACTAGGAAccaaacggggagggacctacctggatttgtccaatagaaactctagttTTCGTTGTGAAACGAAAAGGTTGACACCTgcttggactaatgattacatcccAACAGTGTACGTCAATTAACTACTgtagacagctgggttagtgtcgCCAAATAAACGTTCTTGTTTGGACTGTAGTTGTGCTGTCACCGACCTTGATAGAATTGATCAAATTTGCAAGGGTCAGTAACTATCGCAGGTCGCCAACCTTTTTCTAGCATGAATTctactttaaaaaaatgaaaCGCGTCGTGAGCTACTCCTTTATTTTCTATATTTCAAATAGGCATAttgttctcttctctcccctgcaACTCTTCAGTGTACAAGAGAAAGGAGTGCACTGTTtgtcaatatacctggtaaaataatggttaatgaAACGACTATAATAGGGCCCTAAAATCTGTAATTGTTTTCCCCCCCATTGTTTTATATTTTCCCAAATTGTTTTCTGTTGTATTTTTTCCTGTttttagatttttggggggagttttcactctcaaaattagAATTGTTCATAGTGAAACAATATTTGATATTCTGAGTCGATTTCAATGTTtaacttttttttgggggggggggtctggaaGAAAATGAGCACATTTTAATTTGAGTGTAATTACTCTTTAATTGCACATCTTGTGTGCTTTCAAATGTGCCAGTCTGGTGATGGTACTGCTTCTGCACATTTCATGGCAAAGTTTGCAAATAATATATACAAATTATATAATTACTCATCATAGACTAAtgccaggtaagcctactttTCAGTTAACATtcaattgagaaggtttttgggaaagtaTTTCTGTCATCCCACCAGATTCTTATCCTGACCCGACAACTTGCTTCTAGTGATGTACATTCCTAGTCTTTTCTGTGAGGTGGTTCATTTGGCTCTCAAACGGCTTAGTTCAGTAAAGCTTAgaagttatttttatttaaccgttatttaactaggaaagtcagttaagaacaaattcttatttacaatgacagcctgccCCGGCCaatcccggacgacgctgggcaaatttTGCACCATCCTATGGAACTCCCAGTCaaagccagatgtgatacagcctggattctaaccagggactgtagtgatgcctcttcctggggcggcgcacaattggcccagcgtcgtccgggttaggggagggtttggccggcagggatgtccttgtcccattgcgcactagcgactcctgtggcgggccggttgcagtgcacgctgacatggtcgccaggtgtacggtgtttcctccaacacattgttgcggctagcttccgggttaagtgggcattgtgtcaagaagcagtgcgatttgtctgggttgtgttttggaggacgcacggctctcagccttgagttgcagcaatgggacaagactaactaccaattggataccatgaaaatgggtaaaaaaaaaaattattttacagccttgagtcttattgggtatgatgttacaagcttggcacacctgtatttggggagtttccccccactcttctctgcagatcctcttaaggttggatgggaagcatcgctgcacagctatcttcaggtctctccagagatattagatcgggttcaagtccgagctctggctgggccagtcaaggatattcagagactggtcctgaagccactcctgcattgtcctggctgtgtgcttatggtcgttgtcctgttggaagatgaaccttcgctccagtctgaggtcctgagcgcactggagcaggttttcatcaaggatctctctgtactttgctccgttcatcttttccttgatcctgactagtctcccagttcctgccgctgaaaaatatccccacagcatgatgctgccgccaccatgcttcactctagggatagtgccaggtttcctccagacgtgatgcgtggcattcaggccaaagaggttaatcttggtttcatcagaattCTTTTTctcctggtctgagagtcctttaggtgcattttggcaagctctaagctggctgtcatgtgccttttactgaggtgtggcttccgtcgggccactctaccataaaggcctgattggtggagtgctgcagagatggttgtccttctggaaggttctctgatcgccacagaggaactctggtgctctgtcagtgaccattgggttcttggtcacctccctgaccagggcccttctcccccgattgctcagtttggccgggcggccagctctaggacgagtcttggtggttccaaacttcttccacttcagaatgatggaggccactgtgttcttggggaccttcaatgctgcagacactttttttttttggtaccctttcccagatctgtgcattgacacaatcctgtctctgagctctacgggcaattccttcaacctcatggctagggttttgctctgagatgcactgtcaactgtgggacttttttGTGTAGACAGgtgagtgcctttccaaatcatgtccaatcaattgaatttaccacaggtggactccaatcaagttgtaaaaacctCAAGGATGTTCATTGGAaacgggatgcacctgagctcaatttcgatttgtctttatggggtattgtgtgtagaattgaggatttgttttatttatttaatccattttagaataaggctgtaacatgacTGTGGGGAAGGGGGCTGAAtatttctgaatgcactgaaggtccattatcttttctacatactttatagcTGGTTTAAGTTAACACTGAAAGCGTTTTTCCATCCCCAAAATGCATTaacataattgtaaaaaaaatgatACATTGTTCTTTTACATTGTTTAACCCGCCCAAGGATTTCAGTGGTAGAAAAATCTCTGTTATTGCCTACCTTTTACCTAACTACCATTTTGTACGCCAGATATGTGTTAATTGTGTGTTACATGAAAGGTCTATACAAGGGCCCAATAAAATCTTTAAATGTTTTGCCTGATTCAGTTTTTGCTCTCAATCACTTTTTTAATAGAAAAACTAAATTGGATATTCTAAGTCCACAACACTGCTTAAACCATGTCGGGAGGCCACTTTTGAAGTTTGGGGAAAATAAAATGAATTGAATTttgggtgtagttaccctttcaACTGAGCTGCAATGGGGTCAAAGCGCCATCGTGGTTAGATTAAGACACTGCGGAGCTGGCGCAAGATATGGGTTTGAAAGTTTCATTGAACATCAATTAAGCTGATTGGCTAACACTGCCATTCCAAAATGGCTGCGGTGTctactgctagctagcatgaggaTGAAAAGGGCATTTTTCCAGAAAAACtagcagtatttcaatcttctcAATGTATCAGTTAGGATAAAGGTCAAATTTGGGGTACAGTGGCATATCCCATTGCTGCAGTGAGGTACGTTTTCCGCCTGCTCCGCGGCGTCTTAATTTGACCATGATGGCGTTCTGACCCCAGTGCAGCTCAGTATAAACAAACGTAACACAAGAGTTGGAATCTGCTGGCTATTGTAAGTGCgaagtttgcaaaacaaatggctactggattgatgcaaatcatcatcattctaccaggtaggcataggctactttgtagttaacatttaattgaatgTTTTGGGGAAAGCCTTTACATCTCTACCAGAAGGTTATCATAAGCATCATTGCTAACGGCTACACGAAGTGTAGACATACAGTACGcgcgcaccacacacacagacaagggcATTCCTGTGCCGAAAATACGAATCACTGATGCATatcaagttttatttgtcacgAGCCGAATTCAACATGAGtataccttaccgtgaaatgcttacttaaagccCTTAAACAATTATGCCATTTTGTTCTTGTCTTAATGCATTAACCTGCCCAAGTTAATCATTTCTAATAAATTCAATACGTGTAATTGATTTCCTACTAAATTCAAAATGTTatattgttgaattccgtttTCATATTTGGATTCCGTGATTCTGTCCGCGTTCTCTGCAACAGATTCTATAGGGCCCTATTATACAAAACGCcaccatagatttttttttaaataccttgTTCTTTATTCACGATTcgttgaaaaaagtgttttagaAATGTCAGTGTCAGGTGGGTCTACAAAAATCTGAACACTCAAAGATATTAAATCCATGTATTGAGAGATGCCTCTTGAATGTGTGTAGATCTTTTTTTTGGTCGCACTGTGTGGTGCGCTGTCATCCACCCCCTACTGGCAGCTAAAATGACGAGGGAACTCCTCACGCTGTGAAAAACTTGGATTGAATATCTTAGTTTTTGTAGAGCCACCTACAACTTGACAGACTTTTCTAAGATACTTTCTTAGTTCTAGATTCAGTAAAATATTTATTGGCGACAAAGGGTTAGTAGAAAAATCTATGGCAGTTTTTGTATAGGGCTTTCCTGTAACGCCAAGTATGGAAACATGGTTATCACATCAGGCGTACAAACTGGTAGCTACTTTTGACCTTAATTAACCTTAGCATGCTAACCATAAAGTTGCAGTTTATTAACTGCTATTAAAAGGAATGTCAACAATTCCAAGATTGGTGGTTCATGGTTGACTTTACTTAGCATTTTCAGACGAGGTGTATAATCAGATAGACCAGGTGAACTACTGACTGAATGATGCTTTCTTTGCTCCCACCCTCAGCAATTAGAACTCATCACACCTTTCCAACTATACTTCAATCCTGATTTGATACTAAGGAATTATCAGGTGAGTACATGCAATCATCTGCCGTTTAGCTACTGTATCAGGTATGAAAAACAATTTGGAGTTTTTAATCTTACGCATTTTGTGTAAATGTAGCAGGTTTTTAAAAAACTATGTGAGATGCAAGGTTGACTGCTTTCTCTGTTCTGTCTTGTAGGTATGGAGACTCATAACCAACTTTTTATTTTTCGGTCCAGTTGGCTTCAACTTCCTTTTCAATATGATTTTTTTGTATCCTTTTTCCGCTGCACGTCTTGCTCTGAGTTTACTTGTGAAATTGATCTTTGCATATTTGTTTTTCTTCGCCTTTGATTGGAAGCACTATGCTACTCATAAAATGCTTGTCTTGAACAAGACTAGCCATGTTTCATTCAATTGTAATCATGATGTATCTGTCTAATTATAGGCTAAGTGTTTGCTTTGCACTTGCCAGATTTCCTTAACCGTTGGCTTCCAGGTACCGATACTGTCGTATGCTCGAGGAGGGCTCTTTCAGGGGCCGCACCGCTGACTTTGTCTTTATGTTCCTCTTTGGTGGCCTTTTGATGACTGTATCCTTGTTCTACTGTCATGGTCTTAGTTAATACTACAGGAGTCAAGACATGTTCAATACCACATAGACTttatgtatttgtcacattcttAGCAGGCTTCTGATTGAGCTCTACTGTTGTACAATGCTGTATATGTGTacattaataaataaaaaaatgtatatatatgttaTCTACAGGTGCCCTTATGAGAAGCTCTTGAGAAACAGTCACACACCTTGCCCCCTGATTTCCTTTCAGCTGTGTTTAGGCTAGTTGTCATAATGATAATTAACTGGTTGGCTGCAGTTAATAGCAGCATAACCTAAGTAAAGAGGTAATCAACTAAATTAATTCTGACTGTGGTTATGGACTGTAAAACACCCACTGTATGCCAATTCAATCCACCAATAACTTATTTTTCCTCAGTAAGCACATAGATATTTGGCACCTTTGTGAGTCTGGTGTTCTTGGGCCAAGCCTTCACCATCATGCTGGTGTACGTGTGGAGCAGGCGCAACCCCAACGTTCGCATGAACTTCTTTGGTCTGCTGAACTTTCAGGCGCCCTTTCTCCCGTGGGTGCTCATGGGATTCTCTCTGCTGCTGGGGAACTCCATCATTGTGGATTTACTAGGTACCAGTCACCCTAACCACCATGAATCATTTCTGTAATGCATCAATGTTATTAATGGCTTTAAGCTCCAAAAGGGCATTGCCTTATTGAGGTGTGGGACCGGTACGATACCAGTATTGCGATACTCGTAAGTATCGTTGCAAGGAAAAAAAACACGAAGTGGATTTAACTCCTTCaagaaaacagccctaatgttgtcatccagagtcacatttatttatttcccaagctatagcacacaatattttacatacagcagtttTTTAAAGCACCAAAGAGTTTGATTtgctttgtgttttcatttttgccatggaaagaaTATCGCGATACTGATGTCGTCACATCCCTAGTGAATTAACTGGTCAATTTACTCCCTTCCCTAAGGTATCGCTGTGGGTCATGTCTACTTCTTTCTGGAGGATGTATTCCCAAACCAGCCAGGTGGAGGCAGATGGCTCAAGACTCCTTTTTTTCTGTAAGTTTGGCCATTTATAAGTTTGAAATGGTTCTAGTACAGTCCAGGAATGAATGTATTATTGTCTTACGATTGAAACTGCAGTTTTTAGGCCATGAGTCTGCTGAGAGATGGTAATGTTGCTGGAGAGACAGGGGGCATGTTATAAGCAATGTTATAATAAGCAATGTTAACCAATGTTTTGGCATGGTCTTCTCAAGGTAAGCTGTCCTTGGAAAAGGCCATAAAAAATGGTTTGTTGATTGGTATGATGATTCTAGAAAAGGAAAGGCACATCAATAGCTAAAAGTAGAAATATGCCATTCTTTTATCAGATCAGCAATAGCAATGGGGGCAAAAAATTGATAGGTACATgtcgcaatattattttggacGATATTATATTGATACTTTCACTCCAAGTATTGATTTTTAATAAATCTTATTTTTAAATAgcgagccaacatgttttcagcccttttatttccatgactgatcaaaactaatttctcatgctctctctgcagcagacatggtGAGCAAAATGTTTGGAATTTCAAAACACTACAAAATCACAGTATAGAATCGTAATACaaatcgtatcggcacctaagtatcgtgataatatggtatcgtgaggtccctggcaattcccagccctaatgagcaacatacagtgcatttggaaagtattcagaccccttgacattttccacattttgttatgttacagccttattctaaaattgattaaattgtttcacttcctcatcaatctacacacaatactctataatgacaaagcaaaaacaggtttttagacatttgaaatgtatcacatttacttaagtattcagaccctttactcagtactttgttgaagcgtctttggcagtgattacagctttgagtctctgggtatgacactacaagcttggcacacctgtatttgtggagtgtctccctttcttctctgcagatcctctcaagctctgtcaggttggatgtggagcgacgctgcacagctattttcgggtctctccagagatgttcgatctggttcaagtccgggctctggctgggccactcaatgacattcacacttctcccaaagccactcctgcgttgtcctgttggaaggtgaaccttcatctcagtctgagaacctgccccagagtgctcaggacttcatcaaggttttctcagtactttgctctgttctttTCCTCAAGCCTgactgcttcaccgtagggatggtaccaggtttcctccagacgtgacgcttggctttcaggccaaagttcaatcttggtttcatcaggccagagaatcttgtttctcgttgtctgagagtcctttaggtgcctttttgcaaactccaaatgggctgtcatatgccttttactgaagagtggcttctgtcaggccactctaccataaaggcctgattggtggagtgctgcagtggtgattgtcctggaaggttctctgatctctacagaggaactctggtgctctgtcagtgaccattgggttcttggtcacctccttgaccagggcccttctccactgattgctcagtttggctgggctgcCAACTCTAGgacgagtcttggtggttccaaacttcttccatttcagaatgatggaggccactgtgttcttggggaccttcaatgctgcagacattttttggtaccctttcccagatctgtgcctcgacacaatcctgtctctgagctctacggacaattccttcgacctcatggcttggtttttgctctgacatgcactgtcagctgtgggacatttttatatagacaggtgagtgcctttataaatcatgtccaatcaattgaatttaccaaaggtggactccaagttgtagaaacatctcaaggatgatcattggaaatgGGATGCACAtcggctcaatttcgagtctcatagcaaagggtctgaatacttatgcaacttatgtgacttgtaagCAACATTTTACTCCTGTTTTAGGCTTGCCATACataagggttgaatacttattgaatcaagacatttcagcttttattttgggTAAATTAGCAAACATGTCTAAACTTCATAACTATGGGGTATTTTGTCTAGAATTatgtattttaatcaattttagaataagtctaacataaaaaaatgtggaaaaagtcaaggggtctgaaatctTTCTGAATGCACAGTGCATTTGAAAGTATGAgttttcagaacccttgactttttccacattttgtcacagcctgaatttaaaatggatgaaattgagattttgtggcattgtgtttttagaaatgtttacaaattaataaaaaatgaaaagctgtaaTGTCTTGacttaataagtattcaacccttttgttatggcaagttgtcacaagttgcatggactcaccgtgtgcaataatggtgtttaacatgatttgtaAATGagtaccccatctctgtaccccacacatcaaataaaatgttatttgtcacatgttccGAATACAACTAactgtgaaatgtttacttacaaacccttaaccaacaatgtagttgaaGAAAGAGTTGAGAAAAGATTTCctaaataaacaaacacaaattAACACAatgacaaggctatatacagggggtactggtaccgaatcaatgtgagggggtacaggttagtcaagttattttgtacatgtaggtaggggtaaagtgactatgcatagataataaacagcgagtagcagcagtgtaaaaacaaagggagggAGGACATgttaatgtaaatagtctgggtggccatttgattaattgttcagcagtcttatggcttgggagtataaaatttatttatatagcccttctgacatcagttgatatctcaaagtgctgtacagaaacccagcctcaaaccccaaacagcaagtaatgcaggtgtagaagcacggcggctaggaaaaactccctagaaaggcaaaaacctagagaggaaccaggctatgaggggtggccagtcctcttctggctgtgccgggtggcgatttataacagaacatggccaagatgttcataaatgaccagcatgatcaaataataatcacagtagttgtcgagggtgcaacaagtcagcacctcgagtaaatgtcagttggcttttcatagccgatcattgagagtatctctactgctcctgctgtctctagagagttgaaaacagcaggtctgggacaggtagcacgtccggtgaacaggtcagggttccatagccgcagacagaacagttgaaactggagcagaagcacggccaggtggactggggacagcaaggagtcatcatgccaggtagtcctgaggcatggtcctagggctcaggtcctccgagagagaaagaaagagagaattagagagagcatacttaaattcacacaggacaccggatgagacaggagaaatactccagatataacagactgaccctagccccccgacacataaacgactgcagcataaatactggcggCTGAGACagcaggggtcaggagacactgtggccccatctgatgatacccccggacagggccaaacaggcaggatacaaccccacccactttgccaagt encodes the following:
- the LOC106603453 gene encoding derlin-2, producing the protein MAYQTVQQEYLQIPFVTRAYTTACVLTTAAVQLELITPFQLYFNPDLILRNYQVWRLITNFLFFGPVGFNFLFNMIFLYRYCRMLEEGSFRGRTADFVFMFLFGGLLMTIFGTFVSLVFLGQAFTIMLVYVWSRRNPNVRMNFFGLLNFQAPFLPWVLMGFSLLLGNSIIVDLLGIAVGHVYFFLEDVFPNQPGGGRWLKTPFFLKMLFDTPEEDANYNPLPEERPGGFAWGEGQRLGG